A stretch of the Pogoniulus pusillus isolate bPogPus1 chromosome 14, bPogPus1.pri, whole genome shotgun sequence genome encodes the following:
- the EXOSC4 gene encoding exosome complex component RRP41 — MAAAELLSDEGYRLDGRRPSELRKVRARMGVFEQADGSAYIEQGNTKALAAVYGPHELRGSRSRALPDRALVHCQYSLAAFSTSERRRRPAHGDRQTAELALHLRQTFEAAILTQLYPRSQIDIYVQILQADGGNYCAGVNAATLALMDAGIPMKDFVCAISAGLAADTALADLSWPEEAAGGPQLALAVLPASGQIALLQLSARLHQQRLELALDAALAACRSLHAVLDAVVRERLRQASQALGD, encoded by the exons ATGGCGGCGGCCGAGCTGCTGTCGGATGAGGGGTACCGGCTGGACGGGCGGCGGCCCAGCGAGCTGCGGAAGGTGCGGGCCCGTATGGGCGTTTTCGAGCAGGCCGACGGGTCGGCCTACATCGAGCAAGGGAATACCAAGGCGCTGGCTGCTGTCTACGGGCCCCATGAG CTGCGGGGCTCCCGGAGCCGGGCACTGCCGGACCGGGCGCTGGTGCACTGCCAGTACAGCCTGGCCGCCTTCAGCAccagcgagcggcggcggcggcccgcGCACGGAGACCGGCAGACGGCGGAGCTAGCGCTGCACCTCCGGCAGACCTTTGAAGCTGCCATCCTGACCCAGCTCTATCCCCGCTCCCAGATAGACATCTACGTGCAG ATCCTCCAAGCAGACGGTGGCAATTACTGCGCAGGAGTGAACGCAGCCACGCTGGCACTGATGGACGCTGGCATCCCCATGAAGGACTTTGTCTGTGCCATCTCGGCCGGGCTGGCAGCAGACACGGCACTGGCAGACCTGAGCTGGCCCGAGGAGGCGGCTGGGGGCCCGCAACTggcactggcagtgctgccagcctcagggcagatcgccttgctgcagctcagcgcCCGCCTGCACCAGCAGCggctggagctggcactggaCGCGGCGCTGGCAGCCTGCCGGTCACTACATGCTGTGCTGGATGCTGTGGTGAGGGAGCGGCTACGCCAGGCCAGCCAAGCTCTCGGGGACTGA